In Trichocoleus desertorum NBK24, the following are encoded in one genomic region:
- a CDS encoding DUF3370 domain-containing protein, whose amino-acid sequence MGQKQNNIAIALSGLALFGLGGYGLFLASKTALSASDLAQGVAPNPQPAPQIIVEPQSVRALPGQLDTVPMFNSNSPEWVKTEGILLSTLPPSGKKTPAAHLNFPFQGRFDLFVHHQTHEPKDRQTFYLGVMLHNPGSQPIKVDVLQAATYLTQEAPYIKLPTYVDNPNNTVYAGPGDRVVTDILQGKRQASFPAQLVIPPNQSRMLLNHPMPVRGLEKPINGRSGYMRLSSSGQVHAASLIMFAKKNADGTERAPNLAEWQALLDQGNLSGPRDKAPTPPDQVGGQLIYGRVAGVAQGSRWQAQLSDRPGAKNLTIPAPGQAVSYAISTVRAGRLGTEQSQAAKMLVRYPDTAYESHANYGAEYNLTLPLFNPTQQSRKVALTLATPLKEDRLSQGGLRFRRPPFDFPFFRGTVRLRYSDNQGQLKTRYVHLWHRKGQVLEPLETITLPPNSSRSVQLDLIYPPDSTPPQVLTLKTEP is encoded by the coding sequence ATGGGGCAGAAGCAGAATAATATCGCGATCGCTTTGTCTGGTCTAGCGTTATTTGGCTTGGGTGGCTATGGGTTATTTCTGGCTAGCAAGACAGCCTTATCTGCGTCCGACCTAGCTCAGGGCGTGGCACCTAACCCACAACCTGCTCCCCAGATTATTGTGGAGCCTCAAAGCGTCCGAGCCTTGCCAGGTCAGCTAGATACGGTGCCAATGTTTAACAGCAACAGCCCGGAGTGGGTCAAAACCGAAGGGATTCTGCTCTCTACCCTGCCTCCTAGCGGTAAGAAAACACCCGCAGCCCATCTCAACTTTCCCTTTCAGGGTCGCTTTGATTTATTTGTTCACCACCAGACCCATGAGCCTAAAGATCGCCAAACGTTCTATTTGGGGGTAATGCTACACAATCCCGGTTCGCAGCCGATTAAGGTAGATGTCTTGCAAGCTGCGACTTACCTGACTCAAGAAGCTCCTTACATCAAGCTGCCAACCTATGTAGACAACCCCAACAATACAGTTTATGCAGGTCCAGGCGATCGCGTGGTGACAGACATTCTTCAAGGTAAGCGCCAAGCGAGTTTTCCAGCCCAACTGGTCATTCCACCGAATCAAAGCCGAATGCTACTCAATCACCCAATGCCAGTGCGGGGTTTAGAAAAACCGATCAATGGGCGATCGGGTTACATGCGGCTGAGCAGTAGTGGCCAAGTTCACGCAGCTAGCCTGATCATGTTTGCTAAGAAAAACGCAGATGGGACTGAGCGTGCCCCCAACTTGGCTGAGTGGCAAGCCCTACTAGACCAAGGCAATCTCTCTGGCCCTCGTGACAAAGCCCCAACGCCACCTGATCAGGTGGGTGGACAGCTAATTTATGGTCGAGTTGCAGGAGTGGCCCAGGGATCGCGCTGGCAAGCTCAACTCAGCGATCGCCCTGGTGCTAAAAACTTAACCATTCCTGCTCCTGGGCAAGCGGTATCTTATGCCATCAGTACAGTGCGAGCAGGTCGCCTAGGGACTGAGCAAAGTCAAGCCGCTAAAATGCTGGTGCGCTACCCCGATACTGCTTATGAATCTCATGCCAACTATGGTGCGGAGTACAACTTAACCTTGCCGCTTTTTAACCCGACTCAGCAATCTCGGAAAGTGGCTTTAACTTTGGCGACTCCTTTAAAGGAAGATCGTCTCAGCCAAGGTGGATTGCGTTTCCGCCGACCTCCCTTTGATTTCCCTTTCTTTCGAGGTACTGTACGCTTGCGCTACTCAGATAACCAGGGGCAGCTCAAAACTCGTTATGTCCATTTGTGGCACCGCAAGGGACAAGTGTTAGAGCCATTAGAGACGATCACTCTGCCGCCCAACAGTAGCCGCTCTGTGCAGCTAGACTTGATTTACCCACCTGATTCCACTCCCCCTCAGGTACTCACTTTGAAAACTGAGCCTTAA
- a CDS encoding isoprenylcysteine carboxylmethyltransferase family protein, protein MKAKHAINLHKGLTGFVVLGLMWAYQNFTIGPWIYIALHGTYGLLWLLKDQLFPDKQWEKKISVGQGIFIGMILVLYWIAPFLLISRGVVPSAPLIAAAVALNILGVFLHYGSDAQKYFTLKYHSGLITEGFFARCRNTNYLGEVLIYSSFALLAQHWLPFVILALFGAGLFLPNMRKKDQSLSRYSEFAAYQARSGLLLPQFLPSKNSTPASSTPNSPQNS, encoded by the coding sequence ATGAAGGCGAAACATGCCATCAACCTACACAAGGGATTGACTGGATTTGTAGTTCTAGGTCTGATGTGGGCCTACCAAAACTTCACGATTGGCCCGTGGATCTATATAGCGCTCCACGGCACTTACGGTCTTCTCTGGTTACTCAAAGATCAGCTCTTTCCCGACAAGCAATGGGAGAAGAAGATTTCCGTAGGTCAAGGAATTTTTATTGGAATGATCCTAGTTTTGTACTGGATTGCTCCCTTCTTGCTCATTAGTCGCGGTGTTGTTCCCTCGGCTCCTCTGATTGCCGCAGCCGTAGCCTTAAATATCCTTGGTGTATTTCTCCACTATGGGAGTGATGCCCAGAAATACTTCACGTTGAAATATCACTCTGGTCTAATTACAGAAGGCTTTTTTGCCCGTTGCCGCAATACCAATTACTTAGGAGAAGTGCTCATCTACAGCTCGTTTGCCCTTTTAGCTCAGCACTGGCTACCTTTTGTGATTTTGGCTCTGTTTGGAGCAGGGTTGTTTCTCCCTAATATGCGGAAGAAGGATCAATCCCTATCGCGTTACTCAGAGTTCGCTGCGTACCAGGCGCGTTCTGGCTTGTTGCTGCCTCAATTTTTGCCATCAAAAAACTCAACTCCAGCCAGCTCAACTCCTAACTCACCTCAAAATAGCTAA
- a CDS encoding rhodanese-related sulfurtransferase produces the protein MTEIVVAALYKFVSLPDFAEKKDALLAYCLDQDIKGTILLAQEGINGTIAGSRSAIAGLLSFLRADPRLADLEHKESYTETPPFDRLKVRLKKEIVPLGVPEVDPNQKVGIYVSPEEWNDLIADPDVVVIDTRNDYEVQIGTFQGACNPQTASFREFPDYVRQHLDPNKHKKVAMFCTGGIRCEKASSFMLEEGFEEVYHLKGGILKYLEAVPAEKSLWEGECFVFDQRVAVRHGLEPGSYDVCVACGRPISEADKASEKYEKGISCPHCFENLTEEKRARQIARRRQVELAKQRHQASVET, from the coding sequence ATGACCGAAATTGTTGTTGCCGCACTCTACAAATTTGTCAGCTTGCCAGATTTTGCTGAGAAAAAAGATGCGCTCTTGGCCTATTGTCTAGACCAAGATATTAAAGGCACTATTCTCCTCGCCCAAGAAGGCATCAATGGTACGATCGCCGGATCTCGTTCTGCGATCGCTGGCTTACTCTCCTTTTTGCGGGCTGATCCGCGCTTAGCCGATCTAGAGCACAAAGAGTCCTACACAGAGACTCCCCCGTTCGATCGGCTGAAAGTGCGATTAAAAAAAGAGATTGTACCTTTAGGTGTGCCTGAGGTTGACCCCAACCAGAAGGTGGGTATCTATGTCAGCCCGGAAGAGTGGAACGATCTCATTGCTGATCCAGATGTAGTGGTGATTGACACGCGCAATGACTATGAAGTGCAGATCGGCACCTTTCAAGGCGCTTGTAATCCCCAAACCGCTTCCTTTCGAGAATTCCCTGATTATGTCCGTCAGCACCTTGATCCCAACAAACATAAAAAAGTAGCGATGTTTTGTACGGGCGGAATTCGGTGTGAAAAAGCTTCCTCCTTTATGCTGGAAGAAGGTTTTGAGGAAGTCTACCACCTGAAAGGCGGCATCTTGAAATACTTAGAAGCAGTGCCAGCAGAAAAGAGCCTTTGGGAAGGGGAGTGTTTTGTGTTTGACCAACGGGTAGCGGTGCGTCATGGACTAGAACCGGGTTCTTATGATGTTTGCGTTGCCTGTGGCCGACCGATCTCAGAGGCAGATAAAGCTTCAGAAAAATACGAGAAGGGCATTTCTTGTCCTCATTGTTTTGAGAACCTGACGGAGGAAAAAAGAGCCCGCCAAATAGCCCGTCGAAGACAAGTTGAGCTAGCGAAGCAGCGTCATCAGGCTAGCGTTGAGACTTGA